A region of Diospyros lotus cultivar Yz01 chromosome 3, ASM1463336v1, whole genome shotgun sequence DNA encodes the following proteins:
- the LOC127796333 gene encoding glyoxylate/succinic semialdehyde reductase 1-like — translation MEEEIGFLGMGIMGKAMAVNLLRHGFKVTVWNRTLSKCDELVDHGASVGKTPAEVVKKCKYTIAILADPTVALSVVFDKNGVLEQISSGKGYIDMSTVDFHTSSRISEAIISKGGYFLEAPVSGSKKPAEDGQLVMLAAGEKALYDKILPAFDVMGKKSFFLGQIGNGAKTKLVVNMIMGSVLNAFSEGLTLADKSGLDPQTLLDVLDLGGTASPLFRMKGPAMIQKSYPPQFPLKHQQKDMRLALALGDENAVSMPVAAAANEAFKKARSMGLGDLDFAAVHEAVKFPGSSS, via the exons atggaagaGGAGATTGGGTTTTTGGGGATGGGAATAATGGGCAAGGCCATGGCCGTGAACTTGCTTCGCCATGGCTTCAAGGTCACCGTATGGAACCGCACTCTTTCCAAG TGTGATGAGCTCGTGGATCATGGAGCATCAGTTGGAAAAACTCCTGCAGAGGTAGTCAAGAAGTGCAAGTACACCATTGCAATATTGGCCGATCCTACTGTAGCTCTTTCG GTTGTTTTTGACAAAAATGGTGTTCTTGAGCAAATTAGCAGTGGAAAAGGTTACATTGACATGTCAACAGTTGACTTTCACACTTCTTCAAGGATCAGCGAG GCAATTATATCAAAGGGGGGTTATTTCCTTGAAGCTCCAGTTTCAGGTAGCAAAAAGCCTGCTGAAGATGGTCAATTAGTGATGCTTGCTGCGGGGGAGAAG GCTTTGTATGACAAAATACTTCCTGCTTTCGATGTCATGGGAAAGAAATCTTTTTTCCTAGGTCAGATTGGAAATGGAGCAAAAACGAAACTTGTTGTCAACATGATCATGGGGAG TGTGCTGAATGCATTTTCTGAGGGGCTCACCTTGGCTGACAAAAGTGGACTGGACCCCCAAACTCTTCTCGATGTGTTG GACCTTGGAGGAACCGCGAGTCCGTTGTTTAGGATGAAAGGACCCGCCATGATCCAGAAGAGTTACCCGCCTCAATTTCCTCTGAAACATCAGCAGAAAGACATGAGGTTGGCTCTCGCCCTAGGCGATGAAAATGCAGTATCCATGCCAGTGGCAGCCGCCGCCAATGAG GCATTCAAGAAAGCCAGGAGCATGGGGCTTGGGGACCTCGACTTCGCGGCTGTGCATGAGGCTGTGAAATTTCCTGGAAGTTCGTCTTGA
- the LOC127796945 gene encoding mitochondrial import receptor subunit TOM40-1-like → MATLVPPAAATPPASTPTVAEEVDYRNLPCPIPYEEIHREALMSLKPELFEGMRFDFTKGLNQKFSLSHSVFMGPTEIPSQSSEAIKIPTAHYEFGANFIDPKLMLFGRVLTDGRLNARVKCDLSENLTLKANAQLTNEPHMSQSMFNFDYKGSDYRAQFQLGNGALFGASYIQVKEIFPLLAKNEIFPLGENFILYKMTKDGTTKEIWDAANETHSDIEDIAEAFEIEVKYREDGQIDRYKARLVVKGFTQSYGIDYEETFAPVAKLNTIRVLLSLAANMDWPLHQLDVKNAFLNGDLEEEVYIDIPHGFETNLTKNKVATGQVASTGMVALSYVQKVSEKVSLASDFMYNYLSRDVTASFGYDYILRQCRLRGKIDSNGCIAAFLEERLNMGLNFILSAEIDHRKKDYKFGFGLTVGE, encoded by the exons ATGGCCACCCTCGTCCCTCCCGCCGCTGCTACGCCGCCGGCATCGACACCGACGGTTGCGGAGGAGGTCGACTACCGGAACCTCCCTTGCCCCATTCCCTACGAGGAAATACACCGCGAAGCCCTCA TGTCCTTAAAGCCAGAACTGTTTGAGGGGATGCGCTTTGATTTTACCAAAGGACTCAATCAGAAATTCTCACTTAGTCACAG TGTGTTCATGGGACCAACTGAAATTCCATCTCAATCTTCTGAAGCAATTAAGATTCCCACTGCTCACTATGAATTTGGTGCTAACTTCATAGACCCAAAG TTGATGCTTTTTGGGAGGGTATTGACAGATGGGAGACTGAATGCACGAGTGAAGTGTGATTTGTCTGAAAATCTTACCCTAAAGGCTAATGCTCAA CTTACAAATGAGCCACACATGTCGCAGAGCATGTTCAACTTTGACTACAAG GGTTCGGACTACAGGGCCCAGTTTCAACTAGGGAATGGGGCCTTATTTGGAGCTAGTTACATACAGGTAAAAGAAATCTTCCCCCTTCTAGCAAAAAATGAAATCTTCCCCC TCGGAGAAAATTTCATTCTCTATAAGATGACAAAAGATGGGACGACAAAAGAAATATGGGATGCTGCAAATGAGACACATTCCGACATTGAAGACATAGCGGAGGCATTTGAGATTGAAG tgaaatatagAGAAGATGGGCAGATTGATAGATATAAGGCTCGACTGGTGGTAAAAGGCTTCACACAATCTTATGGTATCGATTACGAAGAGACATTCGCCCCAGTGGCAAAGCTAAATACCATTAGAGTTCTATTATCTCTAGCTGCAAACATGGATTGGCCTCTCCACCaattagatgtgaagaatgcatttctaaatggagACCTAGAAGAGGAAGTCTACATAGATATTCCTCATGGATTCGAAACTAATCTTACAAAGAATAAG GTTGCCACAGGGCAAGTGGCTAGCACTGGAATGGTTGCTCTGAGCTATGTTCAAAAAGTATCTGAGAAG GTCTCTTTGGCATCAGACTTCATGTACAACTACTTGTCGAGAGATGTTACAGCAAGCTTTGGTTATGACTACATTCTCCGACAG TGCCGTCTTAGAGGGAAGATCGATTCTAATGGCTGCATAGCTGCTTTTCTGGAGGAGCGGTTGAATATGGgtcttaattttattctttcagCTGAG ATAGATCACCGGAAGAAAGACTACAAATTTGGGTTTGGATTGACAGTAGGAGAATAG
- the LOC127796315 gene encoding CBS domain-containing protein CBSX3, mitochondrial-like codes for MLGGIQKVLSHGSFLKNALLQHIRLVNPVMQPLLFPRYESVASARMEEHGFESTTIADILKAKGKNADGSWLWCATEDTVYDAVKSMTQHNVGALVVINPGEKSSIAGIITERDYLRKIIVQGRSSKSTKVGDIMTEENKLITVTPKTKVLKAMQLMTDNRIRHIPVIDDTRMIGMVSIGDVVRAVVSEHREELDRLNAYIHGGY; via the exons ATGCTAGGTGGAATTCAAAAAGTGCTGTCCCACGGGAGCTTCCTTAAGAATGCACTTCTGCAGCACATCCGTTTGGTGAATCCAGTAATGCAGCCTCTTTTGTTTCCGCGCTATGAGTCTGTTGCTTCTGCTCGCATGGAAGAGCATGGTTTTGAAAGCACCACCATTGCCGATATCTTAAAAGCCAAAGGGAAAAATGCAGATGGCTCTTGGCTCTGGTGTGCTACAGAGGATACTGTGTATGATGCTGTCAAATCG ATGACACAACACAATGTTGGAGCCTTGGTTGTCATCAATCCTGGGGAGAAAAGTTCAATTGCTGGTATTATCACAGAGAGAG ATTATCTCAGGAAGATCATAGTGCAGGGAAGATCATCCAAGTCGACCAAAGTTGGGGACATCATGACTGAAGAG AATAAGCTCATCACTGTCACGCCCAAGACCAAAGTTCTGAAAGCAATGCAACTGATGACAG ATAATCGCATCAGGCACATTCCAGTGATCGATGACACACGAATGATAGGTATGGTGTCAATTGGAGATGTGGTTCGAGCAGTGGTAAGTGAACACCGGGAAGAGTTGGACCGCCTGAATGCGTACATACATGGCGGTTACTAG